One Lytechinus pictus isolate F3 Inbred chromosome 11, Lp3.0, whole genome shotgun sequence genomic window, AAGATATAGTAGATTCAATGTTGAATATGAATGAGATGACCAGCTTCTCCTTCTCGAGGAATGATTGCTTGAAAGAGTTATAAGAAGAATCTTAGTGTTCCCCTGGTGAATGCTTAATACTCCTAAGATCGCATGGGTGTGTTTCCTGTAACCATTCCGGTGATGGTATACTATTGACAAGGGTGTGATATATATAAGCCCGGGTTTATGGTGTAGGTGTTGTATTCGCAATAAAACTACTAAATAACTAATCCCGTGTGTCTTTCCTCCAACCATTTACACCTTCCCATGCTGCGTGCGTCCCCATCGCTCCATCCTCACCTTGCTGTCTTGTATCCTCTTGTGTCCTGTCATCTCATCACCTCGTGGGGGCGCTGTCTCTTATAAAATAACCATGTGTGGTGTGCTGTGTTCATACTACTCCAACTACCATCTCGCCACCAACTCTAAACAAAATGACGAAACAGGACCAACCCCTATCCTTACAGCGAAGCCGCAACCATGTACACGCAGGCTACCCCGGTGAGTTACTTCGGTCAGGGGTCCGTCTCGTCGGCCAACCTCCAGACGCTTGGAACGCAGAATACCGTCACGGGAGTGATGGGCGGGACGTTGGTCGGAGGTTCCGTCATTGGTGGCTCGGTTCTTGGAGGCTCCCAGCTCATTGCACAGCCAGGGAGGACGTACCTCGTGCAAGGCCACAGCATAGATGGTGACGGGCATCCCATAACACACACAACAAGGGCATCCCCAGCTACAGTGAGTTTCACCTTTGAGAAGTATTTCAGTGTACTTGAAGTAGCAGGGCGTGGAAGGATGTATTtaaaacaatacatgtacatccccTGACAAAGGTTGCCCTCATGTTTTTACATTAGTGCAGTAGAGGTGGGTTCAGGTAGATCAGGTTCGATTCCTGGCCAAAGTACGAATGTCCTTTGGTAAGACATTAATCTACGTATGCCTCGCTTGACTCGGGTGAGGTAGATGGGTTTGGAATGAAATCCtttaaatcatgtattttttttaaaaggctTGCCAGGCCAAAGCAAGGATAACGCCATCGAAAGTCTTCAGGAAGCGTATAGGAGATATATGATAATGTAACATGTGGCCTGACTTGTATTACATGTACTAGAATTGCTGCGGCATGGCCTTGTGCATGTCTCTATGCACAGTGAGCAGTACTCTCtctatttcttctcttttcttttcaccGTTTACCTACCTACCTCACTGGCTCAACAGGTTCAATGGCTCCTAGATAACTACGAGACGGCGGAAGGTGTAAGTCTACCCCGTAGCACCCTGTACAATCACTACCTGAGGCATTGCCAGGAACACAAGTTAGATCCAGTGAATGCTGCATCGTTTGGTAAACTCATCAGATCGGTATTCCTGGGACTCAGAACGAGGAGATTAGGTACAAGGTGAGTGTGTGTCTGATCCTGGTGGTCATATGTGTCCGAGTGAGAATTCTTGATATTAGTATGACAGTTACGTTTTCCAGAAGTAAGCATTCAAGGAGAGTCAGGGATTTGtcaaaattcttttgaaaattctggaaaatttgatattaaagATATTTTTCACTTAACTCTCAAATTATCTGTGTATTTATTTGTCTAGCATTCATTACACTCAACTGACAAATTATGGAAAGtgatgtggttttctttttcttctgcaCTGGAAAGTCAAGGAAAGACAAAATTATGTGAACATTTTATGAAGCCTTATTCAGGAATAcatgatgaaacaaataatcagaAACTTACAAAGTGTATCTCATCAAAAATGAGCATAATTAAATTGTAATTGATGAGGAATTGACTGTATAGTTGTGTAGATTTTGATAACAACGTGTGTGATTTTCGTCTTGAATACACCGTCGACTGCCGAGATCTTGGGTAGTAGGGGGTGGGGCAGGCCCTGTTTAAGTAACATAGGGTAGcgttatgtattatgttttaagtCGATACTCTCCTTGTTTTAGACTAATTTCTTTATCATGTGTCATTACAATCCACCTTTAATAGcacaatttttctcttttttttccagggggAATTCAAAGTACCATTACTATGGAATCCGTATCAAGAGCACGTCCTCGTTAAATCAGTTCCAAGATGATACTGGTCACACAGCCATGAGACAACAGCCCATCAACTCAGCAAAAAGGTAATTGATTGTTCTTAATGACACTCAGCAATTTAAGTCAATGAAAATCTGAAAGCAATTGTTgatacacttttttttcatttgatttttctcttgaaTTTGAAGGAATgttaagagaaaaaaagaatcatcataaaccagggggccgtttcataaagcagttCGTAGAGTGACTTTTAGAATGACTGGTattcctttcttgtggtaaatgatattcgcCATTAAATGTTctttggtgattatttagcgcgtgagaaaggttcaccagtcgttcttagaattgctcttaacttacaaacagctctTTGAAACGCCCACCAGGTATTCAACCAAGGAACCAAGGTGgattttcacaaagatttaagaaaTTCCCAATTGCATGCACTATATAAAATAACACCGCAATGGTCAGATTATGCTCAGAGGATGCACTATTGCATATTTATCAGTGAAGTCATGGGTCATATATCATGCACACAGTGGCATTTATTCATGACTCGAAAGCCTGGCGCACACGCTCTAAACAATCTGTTGTGATccgattttcaaagaaattgtaatagtggtatgaattataaaatcaaattctagTCTGTTTCAAGCCTCCCTGTTGGAGGTTTATAAAGCGAACTaaattccaaatcgtaatgatgCCACAGTGACTGTCGGAATGGACTTCTACCACAAAGCTTGCAGCAAAGCAGAATTTTTATTTAAGGaactttttatatttaatgtgaaatatgatttGCTCATTAATTGCATCTTAGTTGGATTTGTGTAAAGTGTGTTTGGATTGAGTACAACTTATCTCCCTTTGTAACGACCCCCCCATGGTTTATGATTTGCTGATTATTTCAGTTATGACCGGCTTATGTGTAACATCCTTTTAAAATTATACTTCTTACAATGCAGGTTCAAGCCTTCCCCCATGGGTGGCAAACCGGAGGACGGTAGCCCCAACGCCGGAGGGACCGGGGGCAACTCCGGTGACCATGTGCCATCACAAACCCAGCAGCACCAGCAGTTCTTGGGCGACTCCACGCAGGTGCTCCCGGACTTCAAGGAGCTTATCGTGGCTACGGATCTCTTGCCCGATGGTTTGGATGGAGAAGATGTCGATGTCTTTCAGTCTTTATATCGTGAACATTGTGAGGTAAGCAGTACCAGGGGGTTACATTCATGTGGTctacaagcagttggtctactttACACGTACAAAATGGGCTAAACCCAgttggtctactatcaatttggTCTTATTGCCGTTTATTTGATACTATTAATATTTTCCTttagaaaattaaaacaaatttacacTCATAGCATCAAGGTTCTGAAAGGATTTATTTTAATGTTCCCTTCCTCTTATCCCAAtctcctaaaaaaaaataaagaaaatgtagtgaaaaatatatttctttagttttacttcctttttggggaaaaaaaatttcaagttcaagttcaactttattcaattccaatattaaaaacattttataacaACACATtggataaaaaatgcaattcaagataaaataaagtatATGAATGGTATGTACATGCATATTAAATAGAAAAGTATTGAAATTAGGTATAGCTGTAAAAGACCGTAAAGGTCTTGTCAAGACAGCTCCCTTACTTGCATAAGATTTGATCAATTAATAAAAGCGGAGAACAAATTCAGtaaatattcagtaaataaaaatgaattgcgTCTTGCACCAAGACTAACCCAGAACAAACATACATGAAAAGGGtaggagagaatgaaaagcagaggggggggggggattgaaaGGAAAGAAGACAAACATCATTTAAACTTCAACGAGAGTCACGTTTGATCAAATATAGCTTTACATTGTGCTTAAAtctgttataaaatgaaatagaggTTATAAATGTAGGGAGTGAATTCCAGATTGTAGGAGCATGATGCCTACATGAATAAAAAGTAAATTCTGTATTCACATTCCATCTGTGGTATTGATTCCTGTTTCTAGTATTATAAGTATGAATTAAACTGTTCTTTACAAACATATCCGATATGTATTTAGGAAGTTGAGTGTTTACATGTTTAAATATGAGAATTGCACACATATAGTCATTTAACTGGTATACATCTAATATATTGAGTTGTTTAAATAGTGGGCTAGAATGGGCTTGATAATGAGAAAGTGTAATTATTCTGACAACCCTCTTTTGCAGGAGGTATAAAGATTTGAGTTTGGTTGGATGAGTTCTTTAATGAGTTCTTTAAAGAAGATGAATACTGCACTTCATTCAGTGCTTAGTTTGAGAAACACTTATCGTTTATGTAAAATCTCTGTTCCTTTTCAGTCAATACTTGACGTTGTAGTTAACCTACAATTCCCGCTTATCGAACAGCTGTGGCATACATTCTGGAGGTGTCCGCTGCCAGATACAGTGTTGTaagttgattttgttttctctttcctAAAGTACAGAAAAATAATTCATCCTAAGAACatccattttcatttgaatcatATATATTGATATTGGTATAAATTTTGCCAATGTAGATAATACAAttctctatattttttattagtttgatggaaaatataataaagaaaagaTGAGTTGTAAGTTTGAATGAGGAGTCTGCTAAATTGACAGATCCAGCGTATACACAGTAAATAATTGATTTATGGAAAAATGGGTGACACGaaatttgctccggcgacaattgctctgggctttattttggctaaggtatagggttagggttttaTGTAAGGTTTAgtggtttaggatagggtatagtttTAAGTATTGAAGTTGGTAATTCGGTTAGTGTGTGGAATCCACAGCatagcaattgtcgctggagcaaatgtcatgggacCGGAAAATGACCTTTATTTATGATCCAAAATCATGGGTTGTGTAACTATCCATGGCTTGCATTTGAAAGGAAAACAACTTCAGAAAGTCATTTCTTTTTCCTCATCCATTCATTCTTCACAGAGATGAAGAGCAAGAGAAGCAGCTATCGAAAGAGAAACTCTTTGCCCTGTGTAAACTCGTACCGATCCAGACCTACATCAAACACTACGATCATATCCTATACCAAGGCCTAGTTGAGGTCTTAATTCCAGATGTCCTTAGACCTATCCCCAGTAAGTATCTGTGTAATGTTCATGATTTC contains:
- the LOC129270927 gene encoding transcription factor RFX3-like isoform X8, which encodes MATQSFVNEMQTVSGTTQAQQAQHQPSQTTIIAAQPASAHSIQPTSHTIQPNQQFLQLAKVMDTPSSGTTVTLQTTLSGAQVQRANQPAIYQGQVQTNPYPYSEAATMYTQATPVSYFGQGSVSSANLQTLGTQNTVTGVMGGTLVGGSVIGGSVLGGSQLIAQPGRTYLVQGHSIDGDGHPITHTTRASPATVQWLLDNYETAEGVSLPRSTLYNHYLRHCQEHKLDPVNAASFGKLIRSVFLGLRTRRLGTRGNSKYHYYGIRIKSTSSLNQFQDDTGHTAMRQQPINSAKRFKPSPMGGKPEDGSPNAGGTGGNSGDHVPSQTQQHQQFLGDSTQVLPDFKELIVATDLLPDGLDGEDVDVFQSLYREHCESILDVVVNLQFPLIEQLWHTFWRCPLPDTVLDEEQEKQLSKEKLFALCKLVPIQTYIKHYDHILYQGLVEVLIPDVLRPIPSALTQAIRNFAKSLEGWLRNSMSNCPPEMLSLKAGAVTAFAQTLRRYTSLNHLAQAARAVLQNTSQINQMLSDLNRVDFANVQEQASWVCQCDDSVVQQLEQDFKRTLQQQNSLEQWAAWLKGVVTQVLEPHEGSPYFAKAARQFLLKWSFYSSMVIRDLTLRSAASFGSFHLIRLLYDEYMFYLIEHKVASATGETPIAVMDKVDSRGERISMSSDSITENGDGIDIKKSPSSTTVNSTITLATGSNGSSK
- the LOC129270927 gene encoding transcription factor RFX3-like isoform X7, whose protein sequence is MATQSFVNEMQTVSGTTQAQQAQHQPSQTTIIAAQPASAHSIQPTSHTIQPNQQFLQLATEVMDTPSSGTTVTLQTTLSGAQVQRANQPAIYQGQVQTNPYPYSEAATMYTQATPVSYFGQGSVSSANLQTLGTQNTVTGVMGGTLVGGSVIGGSVLGGSQLIAQPGRTYLVQGHSIDGDGHPITHTTRASPATAQQVQWLLDNYETAEGVSLPRSTLYNHYLRHCQEHKLDPVNAASFGKLIRSVFLGLRTRRLGTRGNSKYHYYGIRIKSTSSLNQFQDDTGHTAMRQQPINSAKRFKPSPMGGKPEDGSPNAGGTGGNSGDHVPSQTQQHQQFLGDSTQVLPDFKELIVATDLLPDGLDGEDVDVFQSLYREHCESILDVVVNLQFPLIEQLWHTFWRCPLPDTVLDEEQEKQLSKEKLFALCKLVPIQTYIKHYDHILYQGLVEVLIPDVLRPIPSALTQAIRNFAKSLEGWLRNSMSNCPPEMLSLKAGAVTAFAQTLRRYTSLNHLAQAARAVLQNTSQINQMLSDLNRVDFANVQEQASWVCQCDDSVVQQLEQDFKRTLQQQNSLEQWAAWLKGVVTQVLEPHEGSPYFAKAARQFLLKWSFYSSMVIRDLTLRSAASFGSFHLIRLLYDEYMFYLIEHKVASATGETPIAVMDKVDSRGERISMSSDSITENGDGIDIKKSPSSTTVNSTITLATGSNGSSK
- the LOC129270927 gene encoding transcription factor RFX3-like isoform X10, translating into MATQSFVNEMQTVSGTTQAQQAQHQPSQTTIIAAQPASAHSIQPTSHTIQPNQQFLQLATEVMDTPSSGTTVTLQTTLSGAQVQRANQPAIYQGQVHEAATMYTQATPVSYFGQGSVSSANLQTLGTQNTVTGVMGGTLVGGSVIGGSVLGGSQLIAQPGRTYLVQGHSIDGDGHPITHTTRASPATVQWLLDNYETAEGVSLPRSTLYNHYLRHCQEHKLDPVNAASFGKLIRSVFLGLRTRRLGTRGNSKYHYYGIRIKSTSSLNQFQDDTGHTAMRQQPINSAKRFKPSPMGGKPEDGSPNAGGTGGNSGDHVPSQTQQHQQFLGDSTQVLPDFKELIVATDLLPDGLDGEDVDVFQSLYREHCESILDVVVNLQFPLIEQLWHTFWRCPLPDTVLDEEQEKQLSKEKLFALCKLVPIQTYIKHYDHILYQGLVEVLIPDVLRPIPSALTQAIRNFAKSLEGWLRNSMSNCPPEMLSLKAGAVTAFAQTLRRYTSLNHLAQAARAVLQNTSQINQMLSDLNRVDFANVQEQASWVCQCDDSVVQQLEQDFKRTLQQQNSLEQWAAWLKGVVTQVLEPHEGSPYFAKAARQFLLKWSFYSSMVIRDLTLRSAASFGSFHLIRLLYDEYMFYLIEHKVASATGETPIAVMDKVDSRGERISMSSDSITENGDGIDIKKSPSSTTVNSTITLATGSNGSSK
- the LOC129270927 gene encoding transcription factor RFX3-like isoform X11; the encoded protein is MATQSFVNEMQTVSGTTQAQQAQHQPSQTTIIAAQPASAHSIQPTSHTIQPNQQFLQLAKVMDTPSSGTTVTLQTTLSGAQVQRANQPAIYQGQVHEAATMYTQATPVSYFGQGSVSSANLQTLGTQNTVTGVMGGTLVGGSVIGGSVLGGSQLIAQPGRTYLVQGHSIDGDGHPITHTTRASPATVQWLLDNYETAEGVSLPRSTLYNHYLRHCQEHKLDPVNAASFGKLIRSVFLGLRTRRLGTRGNSKYHYYGIRIKSTSSLNQFQDDTGHTAMRQQPINSAKRFKPSPMGGKPEDGSPNAGGTGGNSGDHVPSQTQQHQQFLGDSTQVLPDFKELIVATDLLPDGLDGEDVDVFQSLYREHCESILDVVVNLQFPLIEQLWHTFWRCPLPDTVLDEEQEKQLSKEKLFALCKLVPIQTYIKHYDHILYQGLVEVLIPDVLRPIPSALTQAIRNFAKSLEGWLRNSMSNCPPEMLSLKAGAVTAFAQTLRRYTSLNHLAQAARAVLQNTSQINQMLSDLNRVDFANVQEQASWVCQCDDSVVQQLEQDFKRTLQQQNSLEQWAAWLKGVVTQVLEPHEGSPYFAKAARQFLLKWSFYSSMVIRDLTLRSAASFGSFHLIRLLYDEYMFYLIEHKVASATGETPIAVMDKVDSRGERISMSSDSITENGDGIDIKKSPSSTTVNSTITLATGSNGSSK
- the LOC129270927 gene encoding transcription factor RFX3-like isoform X9, giving the protein MATQSFVNEMQTVSGTTQAQQAQHQPSQTTIIAAQPASAHSIQPTSHTIQPNQQFLQLATEVMDTPSSGTTVTLQTTLSGAQVQRANQPAIYQGQVHEAATMYTQATPVSYFGQGSVSSANLQTLGTQNTVTGVMGGTLVGGSVIGGSVLGGSQLIAQPGRTYLVQGHSIDGDGHPITHTTRASPATAQQVQWLLDNYETAEGVSLPRSTLYNHYLRHCQEHKLDPVNAASFGKLIRSVFLGLRTRRLGTRGNSKYHYYGIRIKSTSSLNQFQDDTGHTAMRQQPINSAKRFKPSPMGGKPEDGSPNAGGTGGNSGDHVPSQTQQHQQFLGDSTQVLPDFKELIVATDLLPDGLDGEDVDVFQSLYREHCESILDVVVNLQFPLIEQLWHTFWRCPLPDTVLDEEQEKQLSKEKLFALCKLVPIQTYIKHYDHILYQGLVEVLIPDVLRPIPSALTQAIRNFAKSLEGWLRNSMSNCPPEMLSLKAGAVTAFAQTLRRYTSLNHLAQAARAVLQNTSQINQMLSDLNRVDFANVQEQASWVCQCDDSVVQQLEQDFKRTLQQQNSLEQWAAWLKGVVTQVLEPHEGSPYFAKAARQFLLKWSFYSSMVIRDLTLRSAASFGSFHLIRLLYDEYMFYLIEHKVASATGETPIAVMDKVDSRGERISMSSDSITENGDGIDIKKSPSSTTVNSTITLATGSNGSSK